One window of Deltaproteobacteria bacterium genomic DNA carries:
- a CDS encoding VCBS repeat-containing protein — protein sequence MSTMPSRTTLCGAALLLVVGCGHRLQESAPPATPAPGNQQQNISVNGSVEKGPFVLGSSITVSALDASANPTGQVFKTQTTDDLGQFSLTVAYSGPVGVAAQGYYFDELASSVSTSTLTLQGIGALPASGSAQLNVNVLTHLESARVATLMAAGSSVDDASAQAQTELVHALGLGPAGFTLSRPATATSLAGGNTPDDAYLLSVSLLFLQIATDAAGSADQLPATLQVTLNDARNAFASAGQLPSDTVTALRNAQTKIDPDEIRAALSARYEASSGFAIPDVDEILDSDLDGVPNDDDACPLTASDGGGAANGVCSARHMTTGGVTFEMGGVILLIGDFDNDGTADLVQGELWGGGTFWHGLGQGAMGQPTATVNEQFQGQSTADVDGDGKLDLVGIGNYDLTANLPQYAAWAPGFGDGGFGPPQTMIEPNVLLPTPDVDGGMATYGCLYAPVAVDLNGDGRLDVLSKCQELDLWIYEPTAALVALQLADGGFGPPTKLDLPTAIDIRTLNTGDFDGDGHQDLLIGSCVGPTCGNESGSPGWNPTSGLWLAHGHGDGTFTIESLTFPMGETFLDVLPSDVNGDGKPDLVVRTTDDNDFDVIDVLLNDGAGHFSAAAAYHFAPQGLRTGALPGVFDITGDGVVDLIYIDGTGLTVFPGLSNGWGPAQRGPIFGQFQNQIGSLAIGDLDGDGHTDFAATLNPLPNAAPATAGLLTVIVNHAGWHTW from the coding sequence ATGAGCACGATGCCTTCGCGAACGACACTCTGCGGCGCTGCGCTTCTGCTCGTCGTCGGTTGTGGCCACCGGCTCCAGGAGTCGGCGCCCCCCGCCACGCCCGCACCCGGGAACCAGCAACAAAACATTTCGGTTAACGGCTCCGTGGAGAAGGGGCCATTCGTGCTGGGCTCGTCGATCACCGTCTCGGCCCTGGATGCGAGCGCCAACCCCACCGGCCAGGTCTTCAAGACACAGACCACCGACGATCTGGGCCAGTTCTCGCTCACGGTGGCCTACTCCGGCCCGGTGGGCGTCGCGGCCCAGGGCTACTACTTCGACGAGCTCGCCAGCAGCGTCTCGACCTCCACGCTCACGCTGCAAGGCATCGGCGCGCTGCCCGCCTCGGGCTCGGCGCAGCTGAACGTGAACGTGCTCACCCACCTCGAGTCCGCCCGCGTGGCGACCTTGATGGCCGCGGGCAGCTCCGTCGACGACGCAAGCGCGCAGGCGCAAACCGAGCTCGTGCACGCTCTCGGCCTCGGGCCCGCGGGGTTCACGCTCTCCCGACCCGCCACCGCGACCAGCCTCGCCGGCGGCAACACGCCGGACGACGCGTACCTGCTCTCGGTCTCGCTGCTCTTCCTGCAGATCGCCACCGACGCAGCCGGCTCGGCAGATCAACTCCCCGCCACGCTCCAGGTGACGCTCAACGACGCGCGCAACGCGTTCGCCAGCGCGGGCCAACTCCCGAGCGACACGGTGACCGCCCTGCGCAACGCGCAGACGAAGATCGATCCCGACGAGATCCGCGCTGCGCTCAGCGCGCGCTACGAAGCGAGCAGCGGCTTCGCAATCCCCGATGTGGACGAGATCCTCGACAGCGATCTCGACGGCGTGCCCAACGACGACGACGCCTGTCCGCTGACCGCGAGCGACGGCGGCGGCGCAGCAAACGGCGTGTGCAGCGCTCGGCACATGACCACGGGTGGCGTGACCTTCGAAATGGGCGGCGTGATCCTGCTGATCGGCGACTTCGACAACGACGGCACCGCAGATCTCGTTCAAGGAGAGCTCTGGGGCGGCGGCACCTTCTGGCACGGCCTCGGCCAGGGCGCGATGGGCCAACCCACGGCCACCGTGAACGAGCAGTTCCAGGGCCAGAGCACTGCGGATGTCGACGGCGACGGCAAGCTCGATCTCGTAGGCATCGGCAACTACGACCTCACCGCGAACCTCCCGCAGTACGCCGCGTGGGCGCCGGGGTTCGGCGACGGCGGCTTCGGCCCGCCCCAAACGATGATCGAGCCGAACGTGCTCTTGCCCACGCCCGACGTCGACGGCGGCATGGCCACCTACGGCTGCCTCTACGCACCAGTAGCCGTCGACCTCAATGGCGACGGTCGCCTCGATGTGTTGTCCAAGTGCCAAGAGCTCGACCTGTGGATCTACGAGCCCACGGCGGCGCTCGTGGCCCTGCAGCTCGCGGACGGCGGCTTCGGGCCGCCCACCAAGCTCGACCTGCCCACCGCGATCGACATCCGCACCCTCAACACCGGCGACTTCGACGGCGATGGTCACCAGGACCTGCTCATCGGCTCCTGCGTGGGCCCGACCTGCGGAAACGAGAGCGGCTCACCGGGCTGGAACCCGACGAGCGGGCTCTGGCTCGCGCACGGCCACGGCGACGGCACGTTCACCATCGAGTCGCTCACCTTCCCGATGGGCGAGACCTTCCTCGACGTGCTCCCGAGCGACGTGAACGGCGATGGCAAGCCGGACCTCGTGGTGCGAACCACGGACGACAACGACTTCGACGTGATCGACGTCCTCCTCAACGACGGCGCCGGTCACTTCTCCGCGGCCGCCGCGTACCACTTCGCGCCACAGGGCCTGCGCACGGGGGCGCTCCCCGGCGTCTTTGACATCACCGGCGACGGCGTCGTGGATCTCATCTACATCGACGGGACCGGCCTCACCGTTTTCCCCGGGCTCTCGAACGGCTGGGGGCCTGCGCAGCGCGGTCCGATCTTCGGGCAGTTCCAGAACCAGATTGGCAGCCTCGCCATCGGCGACCTCGACGGCGATGGCCACACCGACTTCGCTGCGACGCTGAACCCTCTGCCCAACGCCGCCCCGGCCACCGCCGGGCTGCTCACCGTCATCGTGAATCACGCAGGCTGGCACACCTGGTAG
- a CDS encoding VCBS repeat-containing protein, producing MKSTATLLAALLLLAGCGHRLQESAPTTSTTGGSTGGTQANILVKGSVEEGPFVLGSSITVSEIDATGNPTGATFNAQTTDDLGQFSVSVAYSGPVSIEAQGYYFDELAGDVSTSTLTLQGIGALPTSGSAQVNVNVLTHLISGRVTHLMAAGQTVQAASAQAQAELVTALGLGGAGFTLSEPATTTSLAAGNTPDDAYLLAVSVLFMQVARTNAGADQVTATLQEGLNNARAAFASDGTLPSDTVNALHQAETVVEPDAIRAALSTRYAASVSGCAVPNVDEILDSDLDGVPNALDACPLVASDGGAANGICSYRHSTGPATWPNGSAWFVIGDFDGDGTPDIVQSMFTGGGTFWHGLGGGTMAAPTSTVTENFIGYAAADVDGDGKLDLLGSGNLSLTTILPQYAAWVPGFGDGGFGDMQAVIPTNVALPSPDADGGVGTFQCSGRFQLADLDGDGRQDAVAPCTENEDLATQANAVLIAMRLGDGGFDVPTRLDLPIDIAVSGVDIADFDGDGKIDIVVGSCGNEGCGGEVGSWWTPSGGLWIARGHGDGTFTVEALTTALGPIYPNLPMADVNGDGKPDLVVGYETTAGPSAIDVLINDGTGHFAVDGAYHLEGIPELSYNPVPQLYDFTGDGRLDLTLGLTVIPSQPGGWGTPQSIVISEQSTPGGGYFAFAVGDLDGDGHPDLAGLMEVTSPGQTGSTPELITVVVNPAGWHSW from the coding sequence ATGAAATCGACCGCCACCCTCCTCGCGGCGCTCTTGCTCCTGGCCGGCTGTGGGCACCGCCTCCAGGAGTCGGCGCCCACGACCAGCACCACCGGCGGCTCCACTGGAGGGACGCAAGCAAACATTTTGGTTAAGGGCTCCGTCGAGGAGGGCCCGTTCGTGCTCGGCTCCTCGATCACGGTTTCGGAGATCGACGCGACCGGCAACCCCACCGGCGCGACGTTCAACGCCCAGACCACCGATGACCTCGGGCAGTTCTCCGTCTCCGTCGCCTATTCCGGACCGGTGAGCATCGAGGCGCAGGGCTACTACTTCGACGAGCTCGCGGGAGACGTTTCCACCTCGACGCTGACGCTGCAGGGCATCGGTGCCCTGCCCACCTCGGGCTCGGCGCAGGTGAACGTGAACGTGCTCACCCACCTCATCTCCGGTCGGGTCACGCACCTCATGGCCGCCGGGCAGACGGTCCAGGCAGCGAGCGCGCAGGCCCAGGCCGAGCTGGTGACGGCGCTGGGCCTCGGCGGCGCTGGGTTCACCCTCAGCGAACCCGCGACCACCACCAGCCTCGCTGCCGGCAACACGCCCGACGATGCGTACCTGCTGGCCGTGTCCGTCCTCTTCATGCAGGTGGCGAGGACCAACGCCGGCGCAGACCAGGTCACTGCCACCTTGCAGGAGGGCCTCAACAACGCCCGCGCCGCCTTCGCGAGCGACGGCACGCTCCCCAGCGACACCGTGAACGCCCTGCATCAGGCGGAGACGGTGGTCGAGCCGGACGCGATCCGCGCGGCCCTCAGCACGCGCTACGCCGCGTCGGTCAGCGGCTGCGCGGTGCCCAACGTCGACGAGATCCTCGACAGCGATCTCGACGGCGTCCCCAACGCGCTCGACGCCTGCCCCCTCGTGGCGAGCGACGGCGGCGCGGCGAACGGCATCTGCAGCTACCGCCACAGCACCGGCCCGGCGACCTGGCCCAACGGAAGCGCGTGGTTCGTCATCGGCGACTTCGACGGCGACGGGACGCCCGACATCGTCCAGTCCATGTTCACCGGCGGCGGCACGTTCTGGCACGGGCTCGGCGGCGGGACGATGGCCGCGCCGACCTCCACCGTGACCGAGAACTTCATCGGCTACGCGGCCGCGGACGTCGATGGCGATGGCAAGCTGGACTTGCTTGGCTCCGGCAACCTCAGCCTCACCACCATCCTCCCCCAGTACGCCGCGTGGGTTCCCGGCTTCGGCGACGGCGGCTTCGGCGACATGCAGGCGGTGATTCCCACCAACGTGGCCCTGCCCTCGCCGGACGCCGATGGCGGCGTGGGCACCTTCCAGTGCAGCGGCCGCTTTCAGCTCGCGGACCTCGACGGCGACGGCCGCCAGGACGCGGTCGCGCCCTGCACCGAGAACGAAGACCTTGCCACACAGGCCAACGCCGTCCTCATTGCCATGCGGCTCGGCGACGGCGGGTTCGATGTTCCCACGCGCCTCGATCTTCCCATCGACATCGCGGTCAGCGGTGTGGACATCGCCGACTTCGACGGCGACGGGAAGATCGACATCGTGGTGGGTTCATGCGGAAACGAGGGCTGCGGCGGTGAAGTGGGCAGCTGGTGGACGCCCTCGGGCGGCCTCTGGATCGCCCGCGGCCACGGCGACGGAACCTTCACCGTCGAGGCGCTCACCACGGCGCTCGGCCCGATCTACCCGAACCTGCCGATGGCGGACGTGAACGGCGACGGCAAGCCCGACCTGGTGGTGGGCTACGAGACCACCGCCGGACCGAGCGCCATCGACGTCCTCATCAACGACGGCACGGGCCACTTCGCAGTCGACGGCGCGTACCACCTCGAAGGCATTCCAGAGCTCAGCTACAACCCCGTGCCTCAGCTCTACGACTTCACCGGCGATGGCAGACTCGATCTCACGCTGGGACTCACCGTGATCCCATCTCAGCCGGGCGGCTGGGGAACGCCGCAGTCCATCGTGATCAGCGAGCAGTCCACTCCCGGCGGCGGCTACTTTGCCTTCGCGGTGGGCGACCTCGACGGCGATGGCCACCCCGACCTC
- a CDS encoding caspase family protein: MKQLLLATLLGLAWNATARAEPRRFALVVGANGGDADELPLRYATADAQRVRDALVDVGGVRAEDVRLLADPSADEVIAALGQLEAKLRAHATPGDQLVVYASGHADSGALHLGGSRLPLHTLTEFMRQVPASVALLILDSCRSGSATHVKGLEPIEGTRVNVELPDVNGRVIIGSSGPEEYAQESDALQGSFFTHHLLAGLRGAADASHDGVVTLQEAYSYAYALTVESTFGTRGGVQHPSYSVDLHGEGDLVLSEPVHARGKLRLAVAAPGEWLVYTAGSRSIVGQFEKPEGETLLAVAPGTYRVLERTGTGYLEQVVTVPEGGEALIHEDALGPSSFVPTNSKGGATTISLALGGSVGSAATSDVPMTGGVAIWGAYEHPLGLRLAVIDADLAVRTATASRNLSYREESLELRVGPGVQMRRGPLTLSVALMAGEAMVREADLAGDSGAPSFAPELGLSPRLRLTIMRPVELAIAGFAGAEDVRTDEGRFVRFRGDLQLGVGFAL; the protein is encoded by the coding sequence ATGAAGCAGCTTCTTCTCGCGACGCTCCTTGGACTGGCTTGGAACGCCACCGCTCGAGCGGAGCCGCGGCGGTTCGCACTCGTCGTCGGCGCGAATGGGGGCGACGCCGACGAGCTGCCCCTGCGCTACGCCACCGCCGACGCCCAGCGCGTGCGCGACGCGCTCGTCGACGTGGGCGGCGTGCGCGCCGAGGACGTGCGATTGCTCGCGGATCCCTCCGCCGACGAGGTGATCGCCGCGCTCGGGCAGCTCGAGGCCAAGCTGCGCGCGCACGCGACGCCGGGCGATCAGCTCGTGGTCTACGCGTCGGGTCACGCGGACTCCGGCGCGCTGCACCTGGGCGGCTCGCGGCTACCGCTGCACACGCTCACCGAGTTCATGCGCCAGGTGCCGGCCAGCGTGGCGCTGCTCATCCTCGACTCGTGTCGATCGGGTTCGGCCACGCACGTGAAGGGCCTCGAGCCCATCGAAGGCACGCGCGTGAACGTGGAGCTGCCGGATGTGAACGGCCGCGTGATCATCGGCTCGTCGGGGCCCGAGGAGTACGCGCAGGAGTCCGACGCGCTGCAGGGCTCGTTCTTCACCCACCACCTGCTCGCAGGCCTGCGCGGCGCGGCGGATGCGTCGCACGACGGCGTGGTCACGCTGCAGGAGGCGTACAGCTACGCGTACGCGCTCACCGTCGAGTCCACGTTCGGCACGCGCGGTGGTGTGCAGCATCCGAGCTACAGCGTCGACCTTCATGGCGAAGGCGATCTCGTCCTCAGCGAGCCCGTGCACGCGCGCGGAAAGTTGCGGCTCGCGGTGGCCGCGCCGGGCGAGTGGCTGGTCTACACCGCGGGCTCGCGCAGCATCGTGGGCCAGTTCGAGAAGCCCGAGGGCGAGACGCTGCTCGCCGTCGCGCCGGGCACCTACCGCGTTCTCGAGCGCACCGGCACCGGCTACCTGGAGCAGGTGGTGACGGTGCCCGAGGGCGGGGAGGCGCTCATTCACGAGGACGCGCTGGGGCCGAGCTCGTTCGTGCCCACCAACAGCAAGGGCGGCGCGACCACGATCTCGCTCGCGCTCGGCGGCAGCGTGGGCTCGGCGGCCACGAGCGATGTGCCGATGACGGGCGGTGTCGCCATCTGGGGCGCGTACGAGCATCCCCTCGGCTTGCGGCTCGCGGTGATCGACGCGGATCTCGCGGTGCGCACGGCGACCGCTTCGCGAAATCTGAGCTACCGCGAGGAGTCGCTCGAGCTTCGCGTGGGGCCAGGCGTGCAGATGCGGCGCGGGCCGCTGACGCTCTCGGTCGCGTTGATGGCGGGCGAGGCGATGGTGCGCGAGGCCGATCTCGCGGGCGACTCGGGCGCGCCGAGCTTTGCGCCGGAATTGGGGCTCTCGCCGCGGCTACGGCTGACGATCATGCGACCGGTGGAGTTGGCCATCGCGGGCTTCGCCGGCGCGGAGGACGTGCGCACCGATGAAGGCCGCTTCGTGCGCTTCCGAGGCGATCTGCAGCTCGGCGTGGGGTTCGCGCTCTGA